The Paenibacillus wynnii DNA window TCTCATCATTATATTTACTTTCAAAAGAAACACTTAATTGATTCTCTTCTACACGCCGCATCAGCCTGCTAAGTTTGAACAATGGCTTTAGCAACGCGGCCGTCAAGGTATTGGAGAAAAACCAAGTAGTCAGCAGAAATATAGCAATTACATAAATCATCGTGCGTTGCACACCCTTCAGCTGTCCGAGAAGCTGATCCTTAGACTGCATACCTGCCACAATCCAATGGGGTGCTGCAGTCGATGGTTTGTAGTTGACTAAATAATCCTTACCATCAATAGGGTAAAAAAATCTTCCTTGGCTCCCGTTTGTGCTTTCCTGCAGAAACTCCGGATTTTGGGGTAGCTTCTGATGATAAGGCCCATTGTTCTGGACTACATCTTCCCCTTCCTTATTCAAAATAAAGTAATTACGGTCATTCTTCGAATTATTCTCATTCAATAAGGAAGCAATCTTATTCTCTCTTAAATTCACGACGATAAACACATTGGTAGTGGGAGTATTATCATAAATCCCCCTTACGACAAAAGAGATCACCCGCTGATTACCTGTAAAAAGCCGGTCAAAATGACCTTTTGCCCAGTAGCCGCCGGGACTTTTTTTGCTATTGTCATACAATTCCGAACCATAAAATGAATTTTCCTGAGATCGAATCTGTGTCGTTGAATAAAAGTCACCGATCGGCGTTGCAATGAGGACGTTCTCAATAATGGGCTCGTTAAACGTCGCTTGCGAAAGGACATATTGCATCCTCGAAAGGTGAACATAATAGTTGGTTACATCATGGGCCTGAACATCAATCATCATTTGCCGATAGGCGTCACTTAACATCAAGGACTGCACAGACATAGCCACATCATTTAACCGATAATCCAATAGCTGGGTAGTCTTGTCCACCGTTTCCTTACTAGTTTCAAAGGCGTTATTCTGTATTTCCTTACCGGCTATCCGATAGGTCAAGGTTCCCATTGCACTGATTGAGAGCGTTATCAAGACTACAAAGGAGAGGAGTACTCTTTGTTTAATAGAAATCTGGTAATAAGTATCTCCAAGCTTCGCCCAGATCAGACTATACCAGTTCTTGAGAGTTTTCATGAGAATTCCTTTCTACACGTAAAATGAATGCCACTTCTCGTCCCCTGTACCATACGACCGATTCCAGCTAGGTGTCAATAGAATTACCTCCATGCATACTTCAAAGAAACCCGCCATGCAAACTCGCCATCCAACCAGGCATCCGGCAACGCCGGAAGCCGCTCTATATAACCTTGATGAGATTAAGTAGCATCTCAGCTTACCGCCGATAATATACGCATAGCTATGTCCCAGAATATGATTTAATAGATTTGACAAGCTGTTAGTTAGCTTTGTAGTTATATTTCATTATAACAAGACATCGTTTTAAAGAGCAGAAAATCGTAAAACCTGCTGCCGCAGTTTCGATTTAGAAGCTAAGGTGACTTCATTTTATGACTGATAACGATCCTTGGAGCCTTTTAGGTATGCTGGTACAAAAAAACGCATCCCTCGGTTTGCTGCCGGGGAATGCGTTCAACATATTCGTTGTATCCTATAATTCATCTGTAGACTTATTATGATTTGGTAAAGAAAGTATGGTGTTCAATAAGTGGAGTTTACGAATCGGCTTAATAATGATGGATTCGAACAGTGATTTGGTTTCGTCGTCCAAATTCGTTCCAATCGGAGCGAGTAGAAATAAGGACAATTTCTTATGAGTAGTTAACTTACTGATTTGTTCAGCCATTGTAATGGCATTTAGGCCTCCGATATCCTTGTCGATAAGGATCAGGTCGAAATCCAGACCATCAGAAATCCATTGGAACACTTGAGTGGGATTCTGCGTAGATGCAACATGAACTCCCCAATCCTCCAGCATCGATGAGATAACTTGAAGGCTGGTTAGATTATCATCTATAACAAGTATGTTTTTTCCTGCTAACACTTCAGTCTCGAAAGGAATGGAGGGTAGATTCGAATACTTATTCAGGAACAGGGTAATCTCAAAGGTGGACCCTTCTCCTTTTTTACTCAACGCTTGTATATGTCCGCCCATCAGCTCCGCCAGATGCTTGCATATCGCCAAACCCAGCCCTGTTCCGCCATAATGGTGAATCGTATTTTCATCATGAACCTGCGTATACTTGTTAAACAGCAGATTTAACTTCTCTTCTTCAATGCCTATCCCCGTATCCTGTATGGCTATCTTGACGCACACTTGTTCATCATCGCGGGCTGGCAATAATTTAAGCTCTACAAAGATTTCACCCTCATGTGTGAACTTAACGGCATTATTTAATAGGTTCATGATAATCTGGCGCACCTTCATTGCGTCACCGACCACATAGAGCGGGACCTCGGAGTCAGTATTAAGTACCACCTCCAGATTCTTCTCAAGTGCTTTTGTAGAGAACAAATAGACGGTTTCCTCTAGGGTGGAGATAAGATCAAAGGGCTCTTCTTCTACGGACAGCTCGCCCGCCTCCATTTTGCTGAATTCCAGCATATCATTTAAAAACTCCAGTAATCTTGAATTGCTCTCGTTGATAATTTCCATATAATATTTCTGTTGCTCGTTCATTTCAGTAGTCAGCATCAAGTCAGTCATTCCTACAATCCCGTTCATTGGTGTGCGCAACTCATGGCTGAGCATAGAGAACAAGTCATTTTTCGTCTGGATACGTCGTTCTGCAGAATCAGATTTCTGCTCCAATTCAATTAAATAGGTTAAAAATATGGCAAGTGCATACAACATTTTTACGTCTTCTTCACCATATTCACCAGCAGCCTGATCCATCACACAAATTGTTCCGTAAGATCTGCCATCCTCAAAAACCAAAGGAATTCCGATAAAGGAGTGTACTCCTTTTGTACGGATATATTCAAGCTCCTCAGAAGTATCATGGTCATTGATATTAGATACGCGAAGTGTTTTATTGTTATTCAATAATATCAAGGCACCGATGTTCTCAAGTAGTGATAATCCTTCATCTCCTTGTGCAAACTCCTTATAGCGATTATAAAATTTATGAATAGGTTCAGACAAACCGGCATTAATTGAGATGATAATCGTATTGACATTCAGCATATGCTTTAACAGAAAAAGCATATGATCTGCGGCATCCTCAATGTTATGAATTGATAAGCTATTGTTTTCCATATTTTTCAGTTCCCCATTCTAATTCTACCTAATCTATATAATAGCTTTAATTCTAATCCAATAGCGTAAAAATATTGATAAAAATATATATATAATTTATAACACTTACCTAAACCGAATAGGCCATAGCATTGGGAAGGATTGGGCTCTTAAGAAAAATGCAACCTTTTTATACCGCATAACGTTAATAGTAATGAAAAGCACGTTTGAGAAATACCCCGAAGGGTAATAAACCTTGTACCGTGTTTCTCAATTGCCAAGGGGGAGAATGACTTATGATTAAGAAGAGATTTGTTTATGTTTTACCTTTTGCTGTATTGCTGTTTCTTTCCCTTATTTCTACGGCAAGTACGGGTGGAACACGGGTGGATGCAGAGAGCAGCGGATCCACGCAAAACCTCACCGTATACCTTCAATCGCTGAAATCCGGTAACGGAACACTTTCCATTGAAGCCGATGAAATAGATTGGTATCAGGGCGAGGCCGCGAATCAAGTCTTTGCCGAAAGAGAACCGGAGGCTTATGCAGAAATAGGTGGAACGCTGAATGACTATTATATTGTAAACGACAGCGATACAACCACAACTTATACGATTGCAGACCATGCAGCAGTCACTATGCAGCTATTCGATCACACTGGAAATCTAGGGGACTTAGACATTCAATGGAATGAGAAGGTTACTCTGCAGCAGTTTATAGATGAATTCAATAAAACGGATATCGTAGATTTGAGTCAATTCCCCTATCACATCACCATCCAGGATGGAGAAATTATCTCTATTGTGCAGCAATATATTCCGTAAATCCTATTTCAATTAAGTTCGAGTTATCCGAATCATAAGATGCATCTCCTTGAAAAACACCGGCAAACCCTTTGGGTTGACGGATGGAATTTTCAGGAGATGCTTTTTTTTATGTCAATATACCCCTAGGGGAGGACTTCCAAATCCGTGACCCAATGCATAAATTCCCGTCCAAAGGTAAACGTTATTGGTTAATCAAGGAAGGGAGTGAGATCTGTGCCATTGAATTGGATAAAGGATGCTTTGAAGCCGGCAAAAAGCCATAAACTGGACGCTCTAAAAAAAAGACAGCAGGCCAATGAAAAATCTCTAACCTCTTCCTTGTCTCATACCCTATCCTTCCTTAAATCAGAGTTAGGAACAAGTCCTGACTTCGTTATTCGTGAATTTAATGAGGACTCGGAACAGACAAGTCCTGTTGCGGTCTGTTATATCCAAGGTCTGGTTGATAATGTACTGCTCACAGATTTAATAGAGGCCATTATCACTGAAAATAGCTCACAAGCTACTTTAAAACTTGATGCAAAAGAAGCAGCAGCTCTGTTTAAGAAAAAGCTCCCTCTGGGAAATATCAAAGTCGTTAAAGCTGAAAATGAATTAGTCCAGACTATGCTTGCCGGGAGCGCTATGGTAATTATTGATGGAGTAGAACATGTTCTAGCAGTCTCCATTTCTGGCGGTTCCCGTCGAGGCGTTGAGGAACCTACTTCTCAGACCGTCGTTCGGGGTCCTAAAGAAGGATTTACGGAGGATATCTCACTCAACATAGCCTTGCTTAGACGAAAACTACTGACACCTCATTTAAAGCTTGAAAGTCATATTATCGGTGAATATACGCAAACAAAGGTCATATTGGCTTATATTGATGGAATTGCCCCGCCAGAAGTGGTGGAGGAAGTAAACAAGCGCCTCCGTGCAATTGATACAGACAGTATACTGGAGAGCGGTTATATTGAAGAGTTCATTCAAGACGGGGCGTTCTCCCCATTTCCGACGATTTTAAATACCGAACGTCCGGACACAGCGGCCGGGGCTCTTCTAGACGGACAAGTAGCCATTTTGGTGGATGGTACCCCTTTTGTTCTTATTGCACCCGTTACTTTTTTTAATTTCTTTCAGTCAAGCGAAGACTACTATCAACGATATGATATTTCCACATTTCTTCGTGTTGTCCGGCTCATGTCCTTTTTAGTCGCCTTGCTGCTTCCATCCCTATATATTGCAATAACGACATTTCAACAGGAAATTCTACCCACTACCCTGTTAATATCTCTGAGTGCACAACGGGAAGGAACCCCTCTGCCCGCTTTAATGGAGGCACTGATGATGGAGATGATGTTCGAGGTTATACGTGAAGCCGGAGTTCGGATGCCTCGGGTCATCGGTCCTGCTATCTCGATCGTAGGCGCACTGGTAATCGGTCAAGCAGCGGTACAGGCCGGTCTAGTGTCAGGAGCAATGGTCATAGTTGTTTCTTTCACGGCCATAGCCAACTTTGTAATCCCCTACTTTAACATGGCATCGGCAGTTCGGTTGATCCGCTTTACGCTCATGATTCTAGGAGGAGTACTTGGACTATTCGGAATCATTGCAGGCATAATACCCATTTTGTCACATCTGGTCGCTCTCAAATCCTTCGGTATCCATTATATGATGCCTTACGCTCCGTTCTATAAATCCAACATGAAGGATCTGTTGCTCAGAGTACCCTGGTGGGCCATGAAGACCCGCCCCAGCAGAAGAACAGCGTCTAACAAGTACAGACAGGCAGCACACCAATTCCCTGAAAGTTCGGTTCAAAAGGGGAACACTAATGAAACTGATTCCCAAGAATAAGGAGAGGTCAAAATGCGCAAATTAGGGGTTATGTTCTTATTGCTTCTTATAAGCCTTTGGCTCTCAGGATGTAGTAATCGAGTCGAACTAAATGAACTTGGGATTATAACAGCTACCGGAGTAGATGGAAAAAGCGGTGCGTGGATTGTGACCTATCAAATTATCATCCCTTCGGCGATGGCTTCAGGCACGGGCGGTGGCGGAGGAGGCTCCCAATCGGCTGTTCATACCTTTTCTACGGAGGCCAAAACCATAAGAGAAGCAATAGATATAAGTAATCTGGAAAATCCGCGAAGACTTTATTTCGCCCATAACAACGTGCTTCTCATAGGCAAAAAAAGTGCAGATCAGGGAATCAACGAGATTATAGATATCTATTTACGAAATTTTGAGACCCGTGAAACGGTGAAAGTATTAGTAGCCGACGGCGAAGCTCGTGAACTCCTGAAGCAGCTTACACCTCCAGAGAAGGTTCCAGGTGTAGCATTAGCTAAAATTCTGGCTAAGGATAATCAGTTAGGATCCTTTTTCCCTTTAATCACGGTGTACGAAATTGCCCAAAGAATCAGTTCAGATAGTGAGGCGGCTGGTATTCCGGAGGTAGCTAAGGTGGGTTCAGGGGATGGAAAACTCGATACTATCGAAGTTTTTCAAAAGACATCCGCTAAGGTTAAGCTAAAACTATCCGGTTTGAGTGTGATAAAGGGGAGCAAAAGGATTGCAACTCTGAAACAAAAGGAAAGTCAAGGCGTAAGCTGGTTAAACAATCAGATGAACAGCAGTACTCTTTCTTTTACAGATCCTGTTAAGAACAATGAGGAAAAACGCTATACCGCTTTTCAGGTCCGTAAAGCTACAGTTAAAGCTACACCGATAAAAGGTCCTCTCCATTACACTTTGAAGGTGGATGTAAAGGTTAAAGGAGAAATTGTAGAATCCGAGACTAAAATAAACATCACTAAATCCAAAGGGATTAATCAAATGCAGCAGCTTATCAATAAAGAAATAGAGGCGCAAATTCTGAACAGCTGGCAAACCATTCAGAGCCTCAAGGTTGATCTTGCAGGGGTTGCTAATAAAATTCACCGTAAATACCCCAAGGATTGGCACAAGATTAAAGATACCTGGCCTGAGGAATTAGCAAGAATGGATATCAAAATAAATGTTGAAACGGTTATCAGCCGACCTGGGTTGTTTCAAAACTCATTTAAAAAGCAGATAGGCAAGTAATAAAGGGGAAGGTGAATCCATTCTATGAGCTTAGGTAAAATTAGGGTATCTGAATTAGTTGTTGTTTTGTCCATATTTGAAGTGGGCAGCACCACCTTATTCTTAATGGGGGCAGAGGCAAAACAGGATGCCTGGTTAGCCATGCTGATAGGAGCTACAGCCGGGTTTCTCCTTCTCTTACTACATTTGTCCATTCACCGACGGGATCCGCAGCTGGATCTCTTTCGGCTCTTCCGCCGTTACATGGGTAAATATCTGGGTACCTTCATAAATATATTGTTTGTCGGCTACTTTACATATGAGGCTTCTAGAAATTTGCGTGATTTCGGAGAACTTACCATAATGAGCTTACTGAACCGTACATCTTTGTGGATTATTATACTTATAGTGGTCCTAATCATTGCAAACTTAGTTCGCTATGGACCTGAGGTATTTTTCATGTTCTGCATGATTCTATTTCCTGTTATGCTAATAGGTTATTTGGTCATAAGTGTTCTAATTCCGGCTACAGGCCTTTTTCATTTTGAGTATATGCTTCCGGTGCTGGAGTTTGGTTTAATGCCTGCTGTAACCTCTGCGATTCCCGAGATCGTATCATTTCCATTCGGCCAGACGGTGTTATTTCTTGTATTTTACCCGCTGGCCATGAAAGGACGTAATCTCCCCCGCGCTGTCATCGTTACCTATATTATCAGTGCACTGTTTCTGACCGTTTTTAATCAACTGAATATTTTTGTGCTTGGAACTGAACTGGCGCCCAATATGACCCTGCCGCTTCTTGAGACTGTGCAATTAATTCAGTTGACACAGGTATTTGAACGGACAGATGCCCTTTTCACAATGGTTCTCTACATAGGGCTGGGAACCAAGATGGCAGCCTTTTATTTAGGGGCGGTGATCGGACTTGAAAGAATAACCAAAATAAGCTACAAAAAGTGGGTCTTACCTCTAGCTATTCTACTCTATTACCTTGCCTTTTTATCTCCGAATTACACCCATCATATCGAGATTGGCCGAGGTATCGCTGTAAATAGATGGTGGCCTATATTTCAGATCATCCTTCCCATTCTGCTATTTTTGGTGATGGTTATTCGAAGACGGAAGAAGGCTTGAATACTTTCTTATATTTTCAAAAAAACCGCCTCGGCAAGTACGCCGTTGCGGTTTTTGGGTTTAGGACAAAACGTGTACTACTCTACTCTTCGATGCGGTCGTCCGGTACCGGAAAACCAAAATTCGGCGTTCCGTCCAAATTCCAAGTGAAAACCTGAGCACGGGTGTGACGGTTCGGATCATATAGAGGATCTCCCACGATATCCGTGTAGTTTCTCGCATGGTAGACAATGATATCCTCACTGTCATCCGCAGAACGTGTGAAGCTGTTATGACCTGGACCAAATTGCCCCGTAGTCGCGTTGCTCTGGAACACGGGTACTACCGATTTGGACCATGAAGCTGGATCTAATAAGTCGCTATCTTCGGGTGCAGCGAGCAGTCCCATACAGTAATTATGGTCGGTTGCGCTTGCAGAGTAGCTAATAAATACTCTTCCGGCATGTTTAATTACCGCTGCTCCTTCATTTACTTTGAAACCGATGATCTCCCACTCAAGCTCTGGCGTAGAAATCATGACCTGCGGTCCTTTGATCGTCCAAGGGTTCTCCAATTCCGCTATGTAGAGATTGGAGTTCCCTTCAATTGCAGGGTCTTTCTGTGCCCAAACCAAGTAGGAAATCCCTTTATGATCAAACCTTGTGGCATCCAGCGAAAAGGACTCCCAATCCGTGTGAAGCTGACCCTTTTCTACCCAAGTACCTTCAAGAGGATTGTCCGCTTCGTTCTCCAGAACAAACATACGATGATCAAATATACCCTCAATCGTATCTGATGTATGTGCTGCAGCAAAA harbors:
- a CDS encoding ATP-binding protein; amino-acid sequence: MENNSLSIHNIEDAADHMLFLLKHMLNVNTIIISINAGLSEPIHKFYNRYKEFAQGDEGLSLLENIGALILLNNNKTLRVSNINDHDTSEELEYIRTKGVHSFIGIPLVFEDGRSYGTICVMDQAAGEYGEEDVKMLYALAIFLTYLIELEQKSDSAERRIQTKNDLFSMLSHELRTPMNGIVGMTDLMLTTEMNEQQKYYMEIINESNSRLLEFLNDMLEFSKMEAGELSVEEEPFDLISTLEETVYLFSTKALEKNLEVVLNTDSEVPLYVVGDAMKVRQIIMNLLNNAVKFTHEGEIFVELKLLPARDDEQVCVKIAIQDTGIGIEEEKLNLLFNKYTQVHDENTIHHYGGTGLGLAICKHLAELMGGHIQALSKKGEGSTFEITLFLNKYSNLPSIPFETEVLAGKNILVIDDNLTSLQVISSMLEDWGVHVASTQNPTQVFQWISDGLDFDLILIDKDIGGLNAITMAEQISKLTTHKKLSLFLLAPIGTNLDDETKSLFESIIIKPIRKLHLLNTILSLPNHNKSTDEL
- a CDS encoding spore germination protein, coding for MPLNWIKDALKPAKSHKLDALKKRQQANEKSLTSSLSHTLSFLKSELGTSPDFVIREFNEDSEQTSPVAVCYIQGLVDNVLLTDLIEAIITENSSQATLKLDAKEAAALFKKKLPLGNIKVVKAENELVQTMLAGSAMVIIDGVEHVLAVSISGGSRRGVEEPTSQTVVRGPKEGFTEDISLNIALLRRKLLTPHLKLESHIIGEYTQTKVILAYIDGIAPPEVVEEVNKRLRAIDTDSILESGYIEEFIQDGAFSPFPTILNTERPDTAAGALLDGQVAILVDGTPFVLIAPVTFFNFFQSSEDYYQRYDISTFLRVVRLMSFLVALLLPSLYIAITTFQQEILPTTLLISLSAQREGTPLPALMEALMMEMMFEVIREAGVRMPRVIGPAISIVGALVIGQAAVQAGLVSGAMVIVVSFTAIANFVIPYFNMASAVRLIRFTLMILGGVLGLFGIIAGIIPILSHLVALKSFGIHYMMPYAPFYKSNMKDLLLRVPWWAMKTRPSRRTASNKYRQAAHQFPESSVQKGNTNETDSQE
- a CDS encoding Ger(x)C family spore germination protein encodes the protein MRKLGVMFLLLLISLWLSGCSNRVELNELGIITATGVDGKSGAWIVTYQIIIPSAMASGTGGGGGGSQSAVHTFSTEAKTIREAIDISNLENPRRLYFAHNNVLLIGKKSADQGINEIIDIYLRNFETRETVKVLVADGEARELLKQLTPPEKVPGVALAKILAKDNQLGSFFPLITVYEIAQRISSDSEAAGIPEVAKVGSGDGKLDTIEVFQKTSAKVKLKLSGLSVIKGSKRIATLKQKESQGVSWLNNQMNSSTLSFTDPVKNNEEKRYTAFQVRKATVKATPIKGPLHYTLKVDVKVKGEIVESETKINITKSKGINQMQQLINKEIEAQILNSWQTIQSLKVDLAGVANKIHRKYPKDWHKIKDTWPEELARMDIKINVETVISRPGLFQNSFKKQIGK
- a CDS encoding family 43 glycosylhydrolase translates to MFPKEPLNNPVLPQRADPWVYKHTDGYYYFTASVPEYDRIEIRRSLTLNDLSKAEPLTIWRKPESGLMSANIWAPEIHYSGGKWYVYFAAAHTSDTIEGIFDHRMFVLENEADNPLEGTWVEKGQLHTDWESFSLDATRFDHKGISYLVWAQKDPAIEGNSNLYIAELENPWTIKGPQVMISTPELEWEIIGFKVNEGAAVIKHAGRVFISYSASATDHNYCMGLLAAPEDSDLLDPASWSKSVVPVFQSNATTGQFGPGHNSFTRSADDSEDIIVYHARNYTDIVGDPLYDPNRHTRAQVFTWNLDGTPNFGFPVPDDRIEE
- a CDS encoding GerAB/ArcD/ProY family transporter, which gives rise to MSLGKIRVSELVVVLSIFEVGSTTLFLMGAEAKQDAWLAMLIGATAGFLLLLLHLSIHRRDPQLDLFRLFRRYMGKYLGTFINILFVGYFTYEASRNLRDFGELTIMSLLNRTSLWIIILIVVLIIANLVRYGPEVFFMFCMILFPVMLIGYLVISVLIPATGLFHFEYMLPVLEFGLMPAVTSAIPEIVSFPFGQTVLFLVFYPLAMKGRNLPRAVIVTYIISALFLTVFNQLNIFVLGTELAPNMTLPLLETVQLIQLTQVFERTDALFTMVLYIGLGTKMAAFYLGAVIGLERITKISYKKWVLPLAILLYYLAFLSPNYTHHIEIGRGIAVNRWWPIFQIILPILLFLVMVIRRRKKA
- a CDS encoding sensor histidine kinase, whose translation is MKTLKNWYSLIWAKLGDTYYQISIKQRVLLSFVVLITLSISAMGTLTYRIAGKEIQNNAFETSKETVDKTTQLLDYRLNDVAMSVQSLMLSDAYRQMMIDVQAHDVTNYYVHLSRMQYVLSQATFNEPIIENVLIATPIGDFYSTTQIRSQENSFYGSELYDNSKKSPGGYWAKGHFDRLFTGNQRVISFVVRGIYDNTPTTNVFIVVNLRENKIASLLNENNSKNDRNYFILNKEGEDVVQNNGPYHQKLPQNPEFLQESTNGSQGRFFYPIDGKDYLVNYKPSTAAPHWIVAGMQSKDQLLGQLKGVQRTMIYVIAIFLLTTWFFSNTLTAALLKPLFKLSRLMRRVEENQLSVSFESKYNDEIAQVGFQFNRMMNEIKNLIDDVRTNEEGKRHAEIRALTAQMEPHFLYNTLNTIYCKSVLGENDDVNEMILALSQMFQLGLSGGKDLIPLEDELSHVQQYCAIQQKCYEDLFEYKVIVEEDELLSFPIPKILLQPIVENSIQHGFTDRRTGGYITVRVSLEVERAMLHIVVEDNGKGMDIQKVEQGMAERTVSKKGYALVNIRHRLQLYYGDEARMKLSSEAGRGSRTDLWIPIIPITTMNPINSVKEGVEQAYGTSQAH